The genome window GGCTGTCGGTAATATTAATGGCGTTGTCGGTATCGATAATTCTTTTTACGGCTTCCCCGATAATTTCAAGTTCCCTTTCGACAGCGCGTTTAACGGTAATATTTCTTTCAAAAGCGGTAAAATCGGCGATGCTGCTCAGATGAATCTTGAGTGTTTGAATAGAGGATTGAATATCGAAAAGATATTTCACGATGACATTCATAGTATTTTCTGTTTTGTTTTTTCAAGCTCGTCCCGGAAATAGGGGTTTTTTACCGATGACTCGGTAACCAGATCCACCTCGCGCCCCAGCATTTCCTCGAGGGCAAAATACAACTCCCACCATAAACCGCCGTATTCGACCGGATCGATACCGTCCTGGAAGGAAATCAGCAAATCCAAGTCGCTGTCATTCCCGAACGATTCGGTGCATGCGGAACCGAAGAGATACGCATGTTTTATCTTCTTCGCGAGCAGTAACTTTTTTATATCGCTGAGGCGTTTTTTTATATCGG of Brevinematales bacterium contains these proteins:
- a CDS encoding DUF86 domain-containing protein → MNVIVKYLFDIQSSIQTLKIHLSSIADFTAFERNITVKRAVERELEIIGEAVKRIIDTDNAINITDSRKIIALRNRIIHGYDSVDDAVIWNVIVNNIPLLQKEVENLIELSKKSKE
- a CDS encoding nucleotidyltransferase domain-containing protein is translated as MIHSDIKKRLSDIKKLLLAKKIKHAYLFGSACTESFGNDSDLDLLISFQDGIDPVEYGGLWWELYFALEEMLGREVDLVTESSVKNPYFRDELEKTKQKIL